In a single window of the Streptomyces sp. HUAS ZL42 genome:
- a CDS encoding S-(hydroxymethyl)mycothiol dehydrogenase, with protein sequence MSHQVRAVVARGKGAPVSLETIIVPDPGPGEALVKIEACGVCHTDLHYREGGINDDFPFLLGHEAAGVVESVGEGVTDVAPGDFVILNWRAVCGQCRACLRGRPWYCFDTHNAKQKMTLLDGTELSPALGIGAFAEKTLVAAGQCTKVDRAASAAAAGLLGCGVMAGIGAAINTGNVGRGDSVAVIGCGGVGAAAIAGSNLAGAAKVIAVDIDDRKLETASRLGATHTVNSKDADAVEAIRELTGGFGADVVIEAVGRPETYKQAFYARDLAGTVVLVGVPTPEMKLELPLLDVFGRGGSLKSSWYGDCLPSRDFPMLIDLYLQGRLDLDAFVTETIALDEVEKAFERMHGGDVLRSVVVL encoded by the coding sequence ATGTCTCACCAGGTCCGCGCTGTCGTCGCCCGGGGGAAGGGCGCCCCCGTCAGCCTGGAAACGATCATTGTGCCCGACCCGGGCCCCGGTGAGGCGCTGGTGAAGATCGAGGCCTGCGGGGTCTGTCACACCGATCTGCACTACCGCGAGGGCGGCATCAACGACGACTTCCCCTTTCTCCTCGGGCACGAGGCGGCGGGTGTGGTGGAGTCGGTGGGGGAGGGCGTCACCGATGTCGCCCCCGGCGACTTCGTGATCCTCAACTGGCGTGCGGTGTGCGGGCAGTGCCGGGCCTGTCTGCGCGGGCGGCCGTGGTACTGCTTCGACACCCACAACGCGAAGCAGAAGATGACCTTGCTCGACGGCACCGAGCTGTCTCCGGCGCTGGGGATCGGTGCGTTCGCGGAGAAGACGCTGGTGGCGGCCGGGCAGTGCACCAAGGTCGACCGGGCCGCGTCGGCGGCGGCCGCCGGTCTGCTGGGCTGTGGCGTGATGGCGGGCATCGGCGCGGCGATCAACACCGGGAACGTCGGGCGGGGCGACTCGGTCGCGGTCATCGGCTGCGGCGGCGTCGGGGCCGCGGCGATCGCCGGGTCGAACCTGGCCGGCGCGGCGAAGGTCATCGCGGTGGACATCGACGACCGGAAGCTGGAGACCGCTAGCAGGCTGGGCGCGACGCACACCGTCAACTCCAAGGACGCCGACGCGGTCGAGGCGATCAGGGAGCTGACCGGCGGCTTCGGTGCGGACGTGGTGATCGAGGCGGTGGGCCGCCCGGAGACGTACAAGCAGGCGTTCTACGCCCGCGACCTGGCAGGGACGGTGGTCCTGGTCGGCGTGCCGACCCCCGAGATGAAGCTCGAACTGCCGCTGCTGGACGTGTTCGGGCGAGGCGGCTCGCTGAAGTCCTCCTGGTACGGCGACTGCCTGCCCTCGCGCGACTTCCCTATGCTCATCGACCTCTATCTCCAGGGACGGCTCGACCTGGACGCCTTCGTCACGGAGACCATCGCGCTGGACGAGGTCGAGAAGGCCTTCGAGCGGATGCACGGCGGCGACGTGCTGCGCTCGGTGGTGGTGCTGTGA
- a CDS encoding MBL fold metallo-hydrolase, with product MAGARIEHLVTSGTFSLDGGTWDVDNNVWIIGDDTEAVVVDAAHDAGAIAEALGGRTLRAIVCTHAHNDHIDAAPELAARTGAPILLHGDDLPLWKQTHPDRAPDGDLADGQVIEVAGVELTVLHTPGHAPGAVCLYAPALTALFSGDTLFAGGPGATGRSYSDFPTIIGSIRDRLLALPGGTVVHTGHGDTTTVAAEAPHLQEWIDRGF from the coding sequence ATGGCCGGTGCGCGCATCGAGCATCTCGTCACCTCGGGGACCTTCTCGCTGGACGGCGGCACCTGGGACGTCGACAACAACGTGTGGATCATCGGCGACGACACCGAGGCCGTCGTCGTGGACGCCGCACACGACGCCGGGGCGATCGCCGAAGCACTCGGCGGGCGGACCCTGCGGGCCATCGTGTGCACCCACGCCCACAACGACCACATCGACGCCGCGCCTGAGCTTGCCGCGCGCACCGGTGCCCCCATCCTGCTCCACGGCGACGACCTGCCGCTGTGGAAGCAGACCCACCCGGACCGGGCGCCCGACGGCGACCTGGCCGACGGCCAGGTCATCGAGGTGGCGGGTGTCGAGCTGACCGTGCTGCACACTCCCGGGCACGCCCCGGGCGCGGTCTGCCTGTACGCGCCTGCCCTGACGGCCCTCTTCAGCGGTGACACGCTCTTCGCGGGCGGGCCGGGGGCGACGGGACGGTCGTACAGCGACTTCCCCACCATCATCGGCTCGATCCGGGACCGGCTGCTGGCCCTGCCGGGCGGCACCGTCGTGCACACAGGGCACGGGGACACGACGACCGTCGCCGCCGAGGCGCCACACCTTCAGGAGTGGATCGACCGCGGCTTCTGA